One region of Babylonia areolata isolate BAREFJ2019XMU chromosome 29, ASM4173473v1, whole genome shotgun sequence genomic DNA includes:
- the LOC143274837 gene encoding glutathione peroxidase 6-like: MEKQQGRHVQALLAVPCDQFGHQEPAANRTELMNGLRHVRPGSGFTPLFNLTARSHVNGANELKLYSYLKSKCPPAAHASFPKEETFWDPIYPSDIIWNFEKFLIDDSGIPLVRFLPDVEPLDIDLLLDDLDPEGRDLHLHLARLDVDVGVRVEEREAHKRYRHH; encoded by the exons ATGGAGAAGCAGCAGGGACGGCACGTGCAGGCCCTCCTGGCGGTGCCCTGCGACCAGTTCGGTCACCAGGAGCCCGCCGCCAACAGGACGGAGCTGATGAACGGCCTGAGGCACGTGCGGCCCGGCTCTGGCTTCACTCCGCTCTTCAACCTCACTGCTCGCTCCCACGTCAACGGGGCCAACGAGTTAAAGTTGTACTCCTATCTCAAG TCCAAATGCCCACCCGCCGCCCATGCCTCTTTCCCCAAGGAGGAAACCTTCTGGGACCCCATCTACCCCTCCGACATCATCTGGAACTTCGAGAAGTTTCTCATCGACGACAGTGGAATTCCGCTGGTCCGCTTCCTCCCGGACGTGGAACCTTTGGACATTGACCTTCTGCTCGATGACCTTGACCCAGAGGGTCGTGACCTTCATCTGCACCTAGCCCGATtggatgtggatgtgggggtgcgtgtggaggagagggaggcccACAAGAGATACCGCCATCAttag